One stretch of Manis pentadactyla isolate mManPen7 chromosome 10, mManPen7.hap1, whole genome shotgun sequence DNA includes these proteins:
- the LOC118927179 gene encoding olfactory receptor 12-like, translating into MKNELNRNYSELTEFVLLGFRTSSEVQILLFSLFLVIYVVILVGNISMLVVIETDSRLQTPMYFFLRNLSFLDLCYSTVIAPKTLATFLSKDKKISYNGCVTQFFFFALGVGTEGSLLAVMAYDRFSAICSPLLYTLRMSQQACVLLVIGSYICGCINSVIQTGFTFSLRFCGENRLDHFFCDVPALIQISCVDTFVNEIVLFIFSALIIITTTTVILVSYAYIFSTVLKIPSTHGRSKTFSTCSSHITVVSLFYGTVFFMYAQPGAISSPEKSKIIAVFYTLIIPMLNPLIYSLRNREVKKAVKKILLKKIAFH; encoded by the coding sequence ATGAAGAATGAGTTGAATAGGAATTACTCAGAGCTGACAGAGTTCGTTCTCCTGGGATTCAGAACATCTTCAGAAGTACAGATTCTCTTATTCTCACTCTTCTTGGTTATCTATGTGGTCATTCTGGTGGGAAATATCAGCATGCTAGTTGTCATTGAAACTGACTCCAGACTTCAAACACCTATGTATTTCTTTCTCAGAAATTTGTCCTTTTTAGATCTCTGCTACTCTACAGTCATTGCTCCCAAAACCCTGGCTACTTTCTTGTCCAAGGACAAGAAAATTTCTTACAATGGCTGCGTAACACAGTTCTTTTTCTTTGCTCTCGGTGTTGGGACTGAAGGCTCTCTTCTAGCCGTCATGGCATATGATCGTTTCTCAGCTATTTGCTCTCCTCTCCTCTATACTCTACGTATGTCTCAGCAGGCTTGTGTTCTTTTGGTGATTGGCTCCTATATCTGTGGATGCATCAACTCCGTGATACAAACAGGTTTCACCTTCAGTTTGCGtttctgtggagaaaacagattgGACCACTTTTTCTGTGATGTCCCAGCCCTCATCCAGATCTCATGTGTTGACACCTTCGTGAATGAGATTgtactgtttattttctctgctctCATCATCATCACTACTACAACTGTGATACTGGTTTCCTATGCTTATATCTTCTCCACTGTCCTGAAGATCCCCTCAACCCATGGCAGGAGTAAGACCTTCTCCACTTGCAGTTCTCACATTACCGTGGTGAGCTTATTTTATGGGACTGTCTTCTTCATGTATGCCCAACCTGGGGCCATCTCCTCACCAGAAAAAAGCAAGATTATAGCTGTGTTCTATACTCTTATCATCCCTATGTTGAATCCACTGATTTATAGTCTAAGGAATAGGGAGGTAAAAAAAGCTGTGAAAAAGATACTGTTGAAGAAAATAGCTTTTCATTGA
- the LOC118927192 gene encoding olfactory receptor 10C1 — MSVSEPVISGNQSLCTKFTFVAFSSLAELQPVLFTVFLIIYLFTVGGNLTIISLIRITPSLHTPMYFFLVNLSLLEMCYITSVVPQMLVHLLVETKTISVGGCAAQMYVFTILGLTECCLLAAMAYDRFVAICYPLHYTLLMGPSVCWKLAAASWTTGVVVESAQTTWIFTLPFCGAGKIQHFFCDIMPVVKLACVDTSHNETVMFFLSVLFIMSPCLLILCSYIRILATILRIPSAAGRRKALSTCSSHILVVSLFYGTALFTYLQPKSAHTPETDRATALMYTVVTPALNPVIYTLRNKEVKEAFLRITQRNALRRTV, encoded by the coding sequence ATGTCTGTCTCTGAGCCTGTAATAAGTGGAAACCAGTCTCTCTGCACCAAATTCACATTTGTggctttttcctctctagctgagTTACAGCCTGtgctcttcactgtgttcctaaTCATTTACTTGTTTACTGTGGGAGGAAACCTCACCATCATCTCCCTGATCCGGATCACCCCTTCCCTGCACACCCCTATGTATTTCTTCCTGGTTAACCTCTCCCTTCTGGAGATGTGCTATATTACCAGTGTGGTGCCTCAGATGCTGGTGCACCTGTTGGTGGAGACCAAGACCATAAGTGTGGGAGGGTGTGCAGCTCAGATGTATGTATTTACTATCTTGGGACTGACAGAATGCTGCCTGCTGGCAGCCATGGCTTATGACCGCTTTGTAGCTATCTGCTACCCACTGCATTATACTCTCCTGATGGGCCCTAGTGTGTGTTGGAAACTGGCTGCAGCATCCTGGACCACCGGAGTGGTGGTGGAGTCAGCCCAGACCACCTGGATCTTCACTCTGCCCTTCTGCGGAGCAGGAAAGATCCAGCACTTTTTTTGCGACATCATGCCTGTAGTGAAACTGGCTTGTGTTGATACCTCCCACAATGAGActgtgatgttttttctctctgtgctcttCATTATGAGTCCCTGCTTGCTCATTCTGTGCTCCTACATTCGAATTCTGGCGACCATCTTGAGAATCCCTTCAGCAGCTGGCAGACGCAAAGCTCTCTCCACTTGTTCTTCTCACATCCTGGTGGTTTCTCTGTTCTATGGCACTGCCTTGTTCACTTATCTCCAGCCTAAGAGTGCACACACCCCAGAAACAGACAGAGCAACTGCACTCATGTACACGGTGGTCACACCTGCTCTCAATCCTGTCATCTACACCTTGAGGAACAAGGAAGTAAAGGAAGCCTTTCTAAGGATAACACAAAGGAACGCCCTCAGACGAACGGTCTAA